The DNA region ACGATCAGAACCCTGAACGGCGGTTTGGCGACCGGACCGGCCGTCTGTGGCCGTGCATCGTCATGGCGCATGGGAATCTCGATGGTTGCGCATGCGTGAAGCGCATCCGGCAAAGTAATCCCATTGTCCGGCTCATTCAACCGGCGACAAGTGCCGCCACCACCTCCGACGCCAGCAGGGTGGGATTGACCGGCTTGGCGATGACGCGGGTCACGCCCAGCTTGGCGAAGGCGGCGGAGGTCAGCTCGGCCGGCACCTTGTCGTCGATGGCCGACAGGATGACGATCGGCATCTCCGGGCGCAGGGAGCGGGCGGCCTGGATGACCTCGAAGCCGTCATGGTCCGGCATGATGATGTCAGTCAGGACGAGATCGAACCGCTCGACATACAGGATGCCGATGGCTTCCGGAGCGCTGGCGCACAGGGTCAGCTCGTGCCCCTCGCGGGTCAGGATCGCGCGGACGAGGTTGCGCGTGACCGGGTCGTCGTCCACCACAAGCAGTTTGGCCATGCCAGTCCCCGTCGCCAACCCAACCCGTTCATGCCGGGCGTTCATTCCGGGCGCAGATATAGCGCGAAGCCGGCGCCGCGCCAGCGGCAAGTTTGCGTGCCCATTGTCTCCAAGTCGGTGGAAATGTCACGCGGCGCGCGGCCCAGGCTGTGAGAAATGGACCGGCCCCGGCCCGCCGGCCTTGGAATGCTCCGTCCCTTTGGGTTAGTGTCCGCCCGCATCCCACGGACCAACAACGAGCAGACGCAAGACCGATGTTGCTTCCCAACGCCGTCCGCCGAACTGCCGGGGCCGCCTTTGCCGGTTCTGCCGTCGCCGCCCTTCTGGCCGCCGCCCTCTTCTCCGCCGCGCCGGCCGCCGCCGCCGATCCGCGCCATCTCGGCACCTTCAAGGACTGGAACGCCTTCCTGTTCGAGGAGAAGGGGCAGAAGGTCTGCTACATCTCCAGCCAGCCCAAGAAGTCGGAGCCGAAGGCGAAGCGCGGCGACATCTACACGCTGGTCACCCACCGCCCGGCGGAGAAGGCCCTGGACGTCGTCAGCATCATCGTCGGCTATCCGTTCAAGAAGGGCAGCGAGGCCGAGGTCAGCATCGACGGCAAGGAGTTCAAGCTGTTCACCGACGGCGAGACCGCCTGGGCCCGCGATGCCGACGGCGACCGCGCCGTGACCACGGCGCTGCGCAACGGCAAGCAGTTGGTGGTCAAGGGCGTGTCCGGCCGCGGCACCAAGACGACCGACACCTACAGCCTGGCCGGCGTCGGCCAGGCCTATGACGCCATCAACGAGGCCTGCGGCGTGAAGCGCTGATCACGCCTGCGGCGTGAAGCGCAGATCGCCGCAGCGCTGCGCTTGGTCTTTTTTCACTTGGTCTTTTGACTCCGAACGCGCATGGCCCTATGTAATGGGGCCATGAGCGCCTCCAATCATGCTTCCGCCTTCGTTCTGCCGGCGACCGATGCCGACGGACGCAAGAACCTTGTCGGCCTGTCCCGCGAAGAGCTGGAAGCCGAGATGCTTGCCGTCGGCCTGGAGAAATTCCGGGCCCGCCAGCTCTGGCACTGGATCTATCACCGCGGCTCCACCGATTTCGCCGAGATGACCACGCTGGCCAAGCCGGTGCGGGAGAAGCTGGCCGACACCCACATCGTGGCGCGGCCGACGGTGGTGACGGATCTGAAGTCGGCCGACGGCACCCGCAAGTGGCTGCTGCGCATGCCCGACGGGCAGGAGGTGGAGAGCGTCCACATCCCCGAGGAGGATCGCGGCACGCTCTGCGTCTCCTCGCAGGTCGGCTGCACGCTGACCTGCCGCTTCTGCCACACCGGCACCCAGCGTTTGGTGCGCAACCTCGACGCGGCCGAGATCGTGGCGCAGGTGATGCTGGCCCGCGACATGCTCGGCGAATGGCCGGCGCCGCCCGACGGGCGCATGCTGTCCAACATCGTCATGATGGGCATGGGCGAGCCGCTGTTCAATTACGACAATGTCGCCAAGGCGTTGAAGATCGTGATGGACGGCGACGGCATCTCGATCTCCAAGCGGCGCATCACGCTGTCGACCTCCGGCGTCGTGCCGATGATGGAACGCTGCGGCCAGGAGTTGAACGTCAACCTCGCGGTCAGCCTGCACGCGGTGACCGACGAGCTGCGCAACATCATCATGCCCATCAACCGCAAATACCCGCTGCGCGAGTTGATGGAGGCCTGCCGCACCTATCCCGGCCTGTCCAACGCCCGGCGCATCACCTTCGAATATGTGATGCTGAAGGGCGTGAACGACACGCCGGCCGACGCGCGGGCGCTGGTGAAGCTGCTGGAAGGCATCCCGGCCAAGATCAACCTGATCCCCTTCAACGAATGGCCGGGCGCCCCTTATGAGCGCTCGACCGCGCGGGCGATCCAGCTGTTCGGCGACATCGTCAACAATGCCGGCTATGCCAGCCCGGTCCGCACCCCGCGCGGTGAGGACATCATGGCGGCCTGCGGCCAGTTGAAGAGCGCCAGCCTGCGCCTGACCGCCGCCGAACGCGCCGCCATCGCCGCCGTCATCGCGGAGAAGGACGCGGCGCTGGCGTCCTGACCGGGGGGATCGCCACCGGCGTCATCAGTGCCGCCGCCGGTAGATGCGCATCCAGCCATGCTCGGAGATGCCGGCAAGCTCATAGCCGGCGTCCAGCTGCTCCAGCTCCAGGCCGGCGCCGTCCATGGCGGCGCGCTCCGGCGTCAGGCCCCAGACCAGGACATAATCGACCTGGATGGCGCTGCGGGTGCCGGCCATCAGGAACTCGTCGGTCGGCGGGCTTTCCGGGTTGGCGCCGTTGCCGCGCAGGTGGATGTAGGGATCGGCCTCGGTCCGGTAGCGCACCGGGAAATTCGGTGTCGAGGCCTGATAGAGGTTCAGGTCGACCAGCGGACGGGTCGCGACGAAGCGTGACTGCGGGTGACCGACGAAATTCAGGCGGAAGCTGTCATACCGCCCGTCCGGGCTGGCCTTCCAGCCGGTGAAATCGAGCAGCAGCATGGTCCGTCCCGGCTCCAGCCGCTGGGCCACGCCGTCGAACTCCGCCAGATAGCCGCTGTTCAGATGGTTGTGCACCATGTTGATCGCCAGCAGCCCGGCCGTCGCCACCCCGGAGACCGCGACCGTCACCCGCCGCAGCGCCCTCCAGTCGGTGACCAGCGCCAGCCACAGCATCAGCAGAAGGTAGGGGAAGATCTGGATGCGCTGCACCGCCAGCCCGCCGCCCGACATGCTGTTGGGAATGGCGTAGCTGAAGAGCAGGACCAGCAGCGCCCCGGCCAGCATGCCGTCCATCGGGTCATTGACAGGGCCCGGGACACTGCCCAGGACGGGGCCCGGCGCGGCCCTTCCCCCCTGACGGCGGCGGAAGAGGAGGAGCGTCGCGGCCCCGAAGGGCAGCAGCGCCACCGGGGTGGCGAACGCCCCCTCCCATCGGGTGTGCGACAGGATGACGTTGCCGTAGACCAGCATCTTGGTCCGGTACCAGAGGTCGGGACCGAACTCCACCTTCTGTCCGGTGTTGCGCAGGGCGAACAGCAGGGTCAGCACGACGATCGGCAGCAGCGCTGCCGCGAAGGCGGCGAAGGGTACCCACAGCCTGCGCGGCCCGGCCTCCAGCAATCCCGACGATCCCGGCCGGCGCAGCTCGCACCACAGCAGCCATGCGCCGAATCCACCCAGGCAGAGGCACAGCACGATGGCGGCGGTGAGGTGGGAGAAATAGGTGACCAGCCCCAGCAGGGCCATCGTCAGCGTGCGGGCCGGCGTCATCGCCCGCCAGTGGCGCAG from Azospirillum sp. B510 includes:
- the rlmN gene encoding 23S rRNA (adenine(2503)-C(2))-methyltransferase RlmN gives rise to the protein MSASNHASAFVLPATDADGRKNLVGLSREELEAEMLAVGLEKFRARQLWHWIYHRGSTDFAEMTTLAKPVREKLADTHIVARPTVVTDLKSADGTRKWLLRMPDGQEVESVHIPEEDRGTLCVSSQVGCTLTCRFCHTGTQRLVRNLDAAEIVAQVMLARDMLGEWPAPPDGRMLSNIVMMGMGEPLFNYDNVAKALKIVMDGDGISISKRRITLSTSGVVPMMERCGQELNVNLAVSLHAVTDELRNIIMPINRKYPLRELMEACRTYPGLSNARRITFEYVMLKGVNDTPADARALVKLLEGIPAKINLIPFNEWPGAPYERSTARAIQLFGDIVNNAGYASPVRTPRGEDIMAACGQLKSASLRLTAAERAAIAAVIAEKDAALAS
- a CDS encoding invasion associated locus B family protein, producing MLLPNAVRRTAGAAFAGSAVAALLAAALFSAAPAAAADPRHLGTFKDWNAFLFEEKGQKVCYISSQPKKSEPKAKRGDIYTLVTHRPAEKALDVVSIIVGYPFKKGSEAEVSIDGKEFKLFTDGETAWARDADGDRAVTTALRNGKQLVVKGVSGRGTKTTDTYSLAGVGQAYDAINEACGVKR
- a CDS encoding response regulator is translated as MAKLLVVDDDPVTRNLVRAILTREGHELTLCASAPEAIGILYVERFDLVLTDIIMPDHDGFEVIQAARSLRPEMPIVILSAIDDKVPAELTSAAFAKLGVTRVIAKPVNPTLLASEVVAALVAG